The genomic stretch GAACCCTCGAGATAGAGATTCGCGAGACTCGCGGGCGCGCCGTGTCCGGGCCCGGTGACGAGCAACACGCTTCGGCTCGTTTCGAGAACGACGCGGTTCAATGCCGCGTGCACGAGGTTGAGTCCGGGGCAAGTGCCCCAGTGCCCGAGCAGTCGCGGCTTCACGTGTTCGGCTCGCAGCGGCTCGCGCAGGAGGACGTTGTCGCGCAGGTGAATCTGGGCGGCGGCGAGGTAGTCTACGGTGCGGAGATACTTTTCCCAGTCGGCGTGCATGCGAGCGATCGTAGCGCGTCCGTCGTTTCCGGGGGATCGGAGCACGGCCCGACGTTCGGATCTCTCGGGCAAACTCTTCGGGAAGCGCCCCGATGCCGCGACGTCGTGATTCGCGCGACAATCGAGGGCGTAACGCAATCTCCCGCTCCCTCATGCCCGACCCAAACATCGTTCGAGATCAACAGCCTCCACGCGCGGAGGTCGACACCCGCAAGTGGACCACCAAGGTGAACCTTTCCGTCGTGCTGGCGGTGATCGTAGTGCTCGTGATCGGCGTGTCGGCGGCCGTCTACCAACTCTCCAAGCCGCATCCGGCCGAAACCGACCAAGGTCTCCCCGGCACCACCGAACGGACCGAGTGAGGCCGCTCCGCCCCCGGGGGCGGATACGGGCTCTCAGGGGACTCGCGGGGTCGAGGATTCGGGCGGTTCCTCGCGTAACCAGTTGGCGAATACGACGGCCGCGACGAGAGCGTAGGCGGCGCAGGCCGGCATCCACATGATGTAGCCGGCGAGTTGTTGGTCTTCGAGCGCATCGAACCCCCATGCGGCGGTGCGGCGTGCGTAGGTCGGGTACCAGAGTTTCGGCGCGAGAGCCATGAAGACACCGAGGATGGTCGCGTGCAGCGAGGTCAGGAAGAGATACAACACGGCCGTCGTCCGAGCGAGCCGCAGTCGCCCGATGGGGTCGAAGAGCACGCGCCAGAAGACGCACGAGACGGCGAAGAACATCAGATGCTGCAGATCGTGCACGAGTGGGACGCGCAGCGCCGCCTCGTACAAGACCGGCAAGTGCCAGATCCACAACACCGCCGCATAGAGAAGGAAGAGCGTGACCGGTTGCCACAGCAGATAGCGCGGCAGTCCGCGACGGTGCAGGGTGCGTTTCGACCGACCCACGAAACGACGATCCTCGGGTGGAAACACCCATAACATGACGCGCACGGGCGCTCCGATCACGAAGAGCGGAGCGGCGACGTTCATCAGGATCATGTGTTGCACCATGTGAACCCAAAGAAGTTCGTGCGCGAGGACTTCGATCGGCGAGAGCAACGCCACGGCGAGCGCGAAGATCGCGAGCCAGAATGCGCCGGGTTGAAGTCCGCCGGCGGCGGCGTCTCGATTTCCGACCGCACGCAGACGCGATAACCCGATCGCGTAGAGAACCGACAGGGCGACAAGGTTCGCGACGATCAACGGGTCCGGACTCCACAAACGCCACCACGGTGCGTCGACCGGCAGCCCGGTGTGCGCGAGCGCGA from Opitutales bacterium ASA1 encodes the following:
- a CDS encoding cytochrome c oxidase assembly protein; protein product: MSAHRGAWTATAAAWIVLPKVALAHTGLPVDAPWWRLWSPDPLIVANLVALSVLYAIGLSRLRAVGNRDAAAGGLQPGAFWLAIFALAVALLSPIEVLAHELLWVHMVQHMILMNVAAPLFVIGAPVRVMLWVFPPEDRRFVGRSKRTLHRRGLPRYLLWQPVTLFLLYAAVLWIWHLPVLYEAALRVPLVHDLQHLMFFAVSCVFWRVLFDPIGRLRLARTTAVLYLFLTSLHATILGVFMALAPKLWYPTYARRTAAWGFDALEDQQLAGYIMWMPACAAYALVAAVVFANWLREEPPESSTPRVP